The Triticum aestivum cultivar Chinese Spring chromosome 7B, IWGSC CS RefSeq v2.1, whole genome shotgun sequence genome window below encodes:
- the LOC123159780 gene encoding chalcone synthase 2, with translation MAPAALTALDARAPRAEGLATVLAIGTAAPDNCVYQADYPDYYFRVTNSDHLPELKQKFKQICEGSMIRKRHMHMTEKLLEQNPSMCEFNAPSLDVRQGILLTEVPKLGMAAAQKAIKEWGQPLSKITHLVFCTRQSVGLPGADYHLIKMLGLNPSVRRVMLYLQGCFAGATAIRVAKDIAENNHGARVLIVCSEITAATFRGPSATGSHLDNLVSQALFGDGAAAMVVGADPKEPMEKPIFQLVSTSQTILPESDGLIEVNLLEVGLTIHIDKDVPRIISKNIEHALTNAFAPLGIDDWNSIFWVAHPGGPAILDMIEAKVNLNKKRMSASRHVLSEYGNIAGATVLFILDEMRKRSAEENHATTGEGMDWGVLFGFGPGITLETVVIRSMPINTTT, from the exons ATGGCGCCGGCGGCATTGACGGCGTTGGACGCGAGGGCGCCACGGGCGGAGGGCCTGGCGACGGTGCTGGCCATCGGCACGGCGGCACCGGACAACTGCGTGTACCAGGCCGACTACCCGGACTACTACTTCCGGGTCACCAACAGCGACCACCTCCCCGAGCTCAAGCAGAAGTTCAAGCAGATAT GTGAGGGGTCCATGATCCGGAAGAGGCACATGCACATGACCGAGAAGCTGCTTGAGCAAAACCCCAGCATGTGCGAGTTCAACGCCCCGTCACTGGACGTGCGCCAGGGCATCCTCCTCACCGAGGTCCCCAAGCTCGGGATGGCTGCGGCGCAGAAGGCAATCAAGGAGTGGGGCCAACCGTTGTCGAAGATCACACACCTTGTGTTCTGCACCCGGCAATCCGTGGGCTTGCCGGGTGCCGACTACCATCTCATAAAGATGCTTGGCCTCAACCCGTCGGTGAGGCGCGTCATGTTGTACCTACAAGGCTGCTTCGCCGGCGCTACAGCGATCCGTGTGGCAAAGGACATTGCCGAGAACAACCATGGAGCACGCGTCCTCATCGTCTGCTCGGAGATCACAGCCGCCACCTTCCGTGGCCCCTCAGCCACGGGGTCCCACCTTGATAATCTCGTCTCCCAGGCGCTCTTCGGTGACGGCGCCGCCGCGATGGTTGTTGGTGCTGACCCCAAGGAGCCCATGGAGAAGCCAATTTTCCAGTTGGTCTCAACAAGCCAGACCATCCTGCCCGAGTCGGATGGTCTCATCGAAGTAAACCTCTTGGAGGTTGGGCTCACCATCCACATCGACAAGGACGTGCCTAGGATCATCTCAAAAAATATTGAGCATGCGTTGACCAACGCCTTTGCGCCACTCGGCATCGATGACTGGAACTCCATCTTCTGGGTGGCGCACCCCGGTGGGCCGGCAATTCTTGACATGATCGAGGCCAAGGTCAACCTGAACAAAAAGCGGATGAGTGCCAGCAGGCACGTCCTGTCCGAATACGGCAACATTGCCGGCGCCACTGTCCTCTTCATTCTGGATGAGATGCGTAAGCGCTCTGCCGAGGAGAACCATGCCACTACTGGCGAGGGCATGGACTGGGGCGTCCTCTTCGGATTTGGCCCCGGCATCACCCTCGAGACCGTCGTCATCCGGAGCATGCCTATCAACACCACCACATGA